GCATGGTCACGATTCCCTGTTTCTTTTCATTCTCTTTAAGAAAATCCTGTCCTTCCTTTAAAGCTTTATCTGCCAAACGTAAGCGGGCAGCTTCAAAATATTTCATCATAAATGCATTGATCTCATCCATGCTTTCTTCCAGCTTGACCTCATTATTGGCATCTTGCCAGCCCCTGGCCAAAGCATCAATGTTTAATTCTGTTAATCCGGAATTCGTCATTTGCTCTCCGTAAATATGTCCGATATAATATGCAGCAGAATCATCTGCATTTTTGATAGATACTTTGTAATTGGGTTTGCTTCCACATGAGGCCAATACAATTACAGCAAATGTCAATACGCTATAAATTAATCTCTTTGAACTGTTCATAACAATGATTGTTTATAAAAATTTTGTTTGCGAATTTATGATAAAACTTTGATTACTAAGTGTTAAAAAATCCTAATTATTGATGGAGATCAATTCGACCTCAAAAATGAGGGCAGAATTAGGCTCGATAGGTCCGCCCGGACGAGGATTTTCTCCATAAGCCAATTCGGAAGGAATATATAATACCCATTTGGAACCGACCGGCATCAGTTGCAATGCCTCGATCCAGCCGGGAATGACATGGTTTACGATCAACTCTATCGGCATATTTTTCTCTACGGAACTGTCAAATATGGTCCCGTCAATCAATGTACCATGATAATGAACGGTTACCTTATCCGTTGCTTTAGGCTTAGGACCGGAACCTTCGATTAATATCTTGTATTGTAATCCGCTGGGCAAAGTAACAACACCGGGATTCGATTTGTTGGCCGCCAGGAAGTCACGACCATCCTTCAAATTTTTCTGATATTTGAGCTGCTGTATTTTCTGAAATTGGATATTAACAATCAGATTGGCATCTTCGGGTGTCATTTGTAAGGGCTCATTGCGAAGTATCTTATCGATGGTTTTTGCAAACACCTCAGTATTAATAACCTCAAATCCCCCGGATTTTATGTTTTGTCCAAACATAATCCCTAAAGCATAACTCAAAGAATCGGTACCGTTTTTTAAATTTACCGAAGTATTTTTTTGTGCTGATATAATTGCGGAAAAGGCTAAGAATAAAGCAATCCCGATAAATCTAAATTTCATTTATCTTCTTTTGAAGTGCAAAGGTAGTGATATTATTTGCATTCCAATGATAACCATTGAGAATTTTTATTCCGGACAATTTTAGATATTGGAAACTTTTACCT
This genomic stretch from Bacteroidales bacterium harbors:
- a CDS encoding FKBP-type peptidyl-prolyl cis-trans isomerase yields the protein MKFRFIGIALFLAFSAIISAQKNTSVNLKNGTDSLSYALGIMFGQNIKSGGFEVINTEVFAKTIDKILRNEPLQMTPEDANLIVNIQFQKIQQLKYQKNLKDGRDFLAANKSNPGVVTLPSGLQYKILIEGSGPKPKATDKVTVHYHGTLIDGTIFDSSVEKNMPIELIVNHVIPGWIEALQLMPVGSKWVLYIPSELAYGENPRPGGPIEPNSALIFEVELISINN
- a CDS encoding FKBP-type peptidyl-prolyl cis-trans isomerase, translating into MNSSKRLIYSVLTFAVIVLASCGSKPNYKVSIKNADDSAAYYIGHIYGEQMTNSGLTELNIDALARGWQDANNEVKLEESMDEINAFMMKYFEAARLRLADKALKEGQDFLKENEKKQGIVTMPSGLQYRIIREGTGIKPAREDMVDVVYHGTLIDGTVFDSSKDNNDTVSFSVMRVVPGFSEALTLMNEGSVWEVYIPAEMGYGENPHPQSGIKPNSVLVFEIDLVKVNKGEEKK